In a genomic window of Zingiber officinale cultivar Zhangliang chromosome 9B, Zo_v1.1, whole genome shotgun sequence:
- the LOC122025257 gene encoding probable BOI-related E3 ubiquitin-protein ligase 2, which yields MAVEAMVFASDFGNRGMDELQVVHQDACNLLQLGSNGDGGGKLLLLQQQQQQAAQIVFDRTMVSDWQSELTCNASNLGKRARVESGALPCHSRISATPIFPYLAAPKKVAGVVPELLAQSRLLESGGTSTSGRHASMPQPVSSSVQDLVSLLYQQNLEVDALVRLQNERLRCELEEMSNRHCRTIISVCVHRAAKQLMEKEAGLQSAIRRNAELEEKVRLMSAENHLWFDMAKNNEAIVSNLRTTLEQALLDGTVRRNINDESLDFPADDAQSCCNEADRAAPAAVSTAPSLESRRAKPCKVCGERDVCMLLLPCRHLSLCEACESVTAACPICGATKNRSLEVLMC from the exons atggcagtggaagccatggttttcgCCTCCGATTTCGGGAATCG AGGGATGGATGAACTCCAGGTCGTGCATCAAGATGCTTGCAATCTTCTGCAACTCGGTAGCAATGGCGATGGGGGAGGAAAGCTTCTGCtgctgcagcagcagcagcagcaggcgGCGCAAATCGTGTTCGATCGAACGATGGTGAGCGACTGGCAGAGCGAGCTCACCTGCAACGCCTCGAATCTGGGAAAGCGCGCGCGGGTGGAATCTGGGGCTTTGCCGTGCCACAGCCGAATCTCGGCGACGCCGATTTTTCCTTATCTTGCGGCTCCGAAGAAGGTAGCTGGAGTCGTGCCTGAGCTTCTTGCGCAGAGTCGATTGCTGGAATCGGGAGGGACTTCCACCAGTGGCCGGCACGCTTCGATGCCTCAGCCCGTTTCTTCTTCTGTACAAGATCTCGTTTCTCTTCTCTACCAACAGAACCTGGAAGTCGATGCGCTCGTTCGGCTACAG AACGAGCGACTGCGTTGTGAATTGGAGGAGATGTCTAACAGGCATTGCCGGACGATTATCTCGGTGTGTGTGCACCGAGCAGCGAAGCAGTTGATGGAGAAGGAAGCCGGGTTGCAGAGCGCCATCCGCCGGAATGCGGAGTTGGAGGAGAAGGTACGGCTAATGAGCGCGGAGAACCATCTGTGGTTCGACATGGCCAAGAACAACGAAGCCATCGTCAGCAATCTCAGGACAACTCTCGAACAAGCCCTGCTCGACGGCACCGTCCGCCGTAACATCAACGACGAATCCTTGGACTTTCCAGCCGACGACGCGCAGTCATGCTGCAACGAAGCAGACCGCGCCGCTCCCGCCGCCGTCTCCACTGCTCCGTCGCTAGAATCCCGTCGGGCCAAACCATGCAAAGTTTGCGGCGAGAGGGACGTTTGCATGCTTCTGCTTCCCTGCCGTCATCTCTCTCTCTGCGAGGCGTGCGAGTCCGTCACCGCCGCATGTCCCATCTGCGGCGCCACCAAGAACCGCAGCCTGGAAGTCCTCATGTGTTGA